A window of Microbispora hainanensis genomic DNA:
TCCGAATCATGAGGGGGCATGGCCCAGTGGTGTCCTCGCCCGACACTAGGGGGGTTTTCTGGTGCAGTCTCGCACACTCACCCTAGCCCGGGGGATCATTGCAGTCATCAACTAGTGTCAACGGCTAGGCTTTCGCGCGTGAGCGACTGCCTCTTCTGCAAGATCGTGGCCAAGGAGGTCCCGGCGGACATCGTCCTGGAGACCGGGCGGGCGCTGGCCTTCCGCGACATCAACCCGCAGGCCCCCACCCACGTCCTCGTCGTGCCGAGGGCCCACCACGAGAACGCCGCCGCGCTGGCGGCGGCCGACGACGGCCTGGCAGACGACCTGCTCAAGGCCTGCCACGCGGTGGCCGTACAGGAGGGCGTGGCCGAGAGCGGCTACCGGATCGTGTTCAACACCGGAGAGGGCGCCGGGCAGACGGTCTTCCACGTCCACGCGCACGTCCTCGGCGGCCGGGGCCTCACCTGGCCCCCCGGCTGAGCGGCTAAAGTGGGGAGGGAGCTAGGGAGGCGATCAGGGCCGCAAAGGCCGCCCATGTCCGAGTCACAGCAAATGCACAAGACCCAGGCCAAGGTAGTCATCCCCGAGGGGCAGCCGATGGTCAGCCTCCTCGGGTCGGGCGACGAGCTGCTACGGGTCATCGAGGGCGCCTTCAGCGCCGATATCCACGTGCGGGGCAACGAAATCACGATCACCGGCAGTCCCGAGGAGAGCGGCATCGTCGTGCGCCTCTTCGAGGAGCTGGTGGAGCTGGTCGGCTCGGGTGCCGAGTTGTCCCCCGACGCGGTCGAGCGCAGCATCCACATGCTGCGGCAGGCCACCGACCGTCCGGCCGAGGTTCTGTCCCTGGACATCCTGTCCTCGCGGGGCCGCACCATCCGCCCGAAGACGGTCAACCAGAAGCGGTACGTCGACGCGATCGACAGGCACACGATCGTCTTCGGCATCGGCCCCGCCGGCACCGGCAAGACGTATCTGGCGATGGCGAAGGCCGTGAAGGCCCTCCAGAACAAGCGGGTCAACCGGATCATCCTCACCCGCCCCGCCGTCGAGGCGGGGGAGCGGCTGGGCTTCCTGCCCGGCACGCTCTACGAGAAGATCGACCCCTACCTGCGGCCGCTGTACGACGCGCTGCACGACATGCTCGACCCCGAGTCCATCCCGCGCCTGATGTCGGCGGGGACGATCGAGGTCGCGCCGCTCGCGTACATGCGCGGACGCACGCTGAACGACGCCTTCATCATCCTGGACGAGGCGCAGAACACCTCGCCCGAGCAGATGAAGATGTTCCTGACCAGGCTCGGGTTCAACTCGAAGATCGTGGTCACCGGTGACGTGACCCAGATCGACCTGCCCGGCGGCCAGGACAGCGGCCTGAAGGTCGTCCAGCAGATCCTCGACGGCATCGAGGACATCCATTTCAGCAGGCTGACCAGCGCCGACGTCGTACGGCACAAGCTGGTGAGCGACATCGTCGACGCCTACGGCCGGTACGACGCCGCGATGGCGTCGGAACCGCGCGCGATCAACAAGCGGCCGCGGAACAACCGGCGGTGAGCGGGACCATGACGGGTGAGGAGACCCCGTGAGCATCGAGGTGGCCAACGAGTCCGGCGTCGAGGTCGACGAGTCGGCGCTGGTCGAGCTGGCCGGGCACGTCCTCGGCCGGATGGGGATCAACCCGCTGGCCGAGCTGTCGATCCTGGTGATCGACGAGGCGGCGATGGCCGAGCTGCACGAGCAGTGGATGGGGGAGCCGGGGCCGACCGACGTGCTGGCCTTCCCCATGGACGAGCTGCGGCCCAACGTCGGCGGCCGGGACGAGGACGACGCGTCCCCCGACCCGGCGCTGCTCGGCGACGTGGTGCTGTGCCCCCAGGTGGCCGCCAAGCAGGCCGCCGAGGCCGGGCACAGCGCGCAGGACGAGCTCGAACTGCTGTGCACGCACGGCATCCTGCACCTGCTCGGCTACGACCACGCCGAGCCGGAGGAGCACGCCGAGATGTTCGGGCTGCAGGACGAGCTGCTCGGCGCCTGGCGGGAGGTGCGGCGTAAGCCGTGAACGACGGCTGGCTGCTCTCCGCCGTCGTCCTCATCGTGGCCGGCGGCCTGCTGGCGAGTGCGGAGACGGCGCTGACCCGCATCTCCAGGGTGCGCGCTGAAGAGTTCGTCAAGGAGGGCAGGCGCGGTGCGGTGCGGCTGCAGGCGATCGTCGCCGACCCGCCGCGCTACCTCAACCTGGTGCTTCTGCTCCGCCTGAGCTGTGAGCTCGTCGCGACGGTGATCACGACGCTGCTGTTCATCGACTGGCTCGGCGACCGCGGGCAGGCGTACGCCCTGGCGGCTGTGGTGATGATCCTGGTGAGCTACGTCATCGTCGGGGTCATGCCGCGCACGCTCGGCCGCCAGCACGCCGAGGTGGTGGCGCTGGCGAGCGCGCCCATCGTGTACGGCCTGACCCGGATCTTCGGGCCGCTGCCCGAGTTACTGATCCTGCTGGGCAACGCGCTCACCCCGGGCAAGGGCTTCCGCGAGGGGCCGTTCACCTCCGAGGCCGAGCTGCGCGACCTCGTCGACCTGGCCGAGCAGCGCAGGGTCATCGAGCCCGACGAGCGGGAGATGATCCACTCGGTCTTCGAGCTCGGCGACACGCTGGTGCGCGAGGTCATGGTGCCGCGCACCGACATGGTCTTCATCGAGCGCGGCAAGACGCTGCACCAGGCGCTCTCGCTGGCCCTGCGCAGCGGGTTCTCCCGCATCCCCGTGGTGGGGGAGAACGAGGACGACGTGGTGGGCATCGCCTACCTCAAGGACATCGTCCGCCGCATCCAGGACACCGGCGACGGCGGGACGCGGGTGGACGAGCTCATGCGCCCCGCGACGTACGTGCCGGAGAGCAAGCCGATCGACGAGCTGCTGCGCGAGATGCAGGCGCGGCAGATCCACCTCGCCATCGTCATCGACGAGTACGGCGGCACCGCGGGCCTCGTCACCATCGAGGACGTCATCGAGGAGATCGTCGGCGAGATCGCCGACGAGTACGACCAGGAGGCCCCGCGGGTCGAATGGCTGGACGACGGGGCGGTGCGGGTGACCGCGCGGCTCCCGGTCGACGAGCTCGGCGAGCTGTTCGACCGCGAGATCGAGGTCGACGACGTCGACACGGTCGGCGGCCTGCTGGCGCACGCCCTGGGCCGGGTGCCGATCGCGGGCTCGGAGGCGGTGGTCGGCGGCCTGCGCCTGACGGCCGAGAACCTGGCCGGACGCCGCAACCGGATCAGCACGGTCGTCGTGCGCCGCGAGGAGCCCGCGACGGGCGACGAGGTCGTGGCCGCCGGCGCCGACCACGAGTGACCTGCCACGAGTGACCCGCCACGAGTGACCCGCCACGAGTGAGCCGGCGCGACCTCGGGTGACCCGTCACCACCTGGGGCTGCAAGCGTCTTTCAACCGAGTTGCAAGCGTGCCCGGCCATCGTTGTCCCAGGCGCTCAGAAGGGGTTCGGGGCGTCTCGTTGGGGAGTCCGGCGCGCCGGGAGGGGTTCGCGGCGCACCGGAGCCTCCCATGGGGGATCCGTAATCGGTGCGGGGCTCCCACCCGGTCAAGGGTGGGAGCCCCGCATTGGTTCCCGCGTCGGATCAGTATTGATTACGCAATGTGATTACCCGCTCGCGGTCCGGGGAAGGAAAACCTCCGGCAAAGCGGGGAGGCGGGTATGCGCATCGTCCACGCGGCCGTCGCGGGCTGCCTGGTCCTGGCCACCGGTGCCTGCGGCGGCACGGACGGGGTCACGCACGCCCCCGTCCGGGTGCCTCACAAGGCGGAGGTCAGGCGCCCGCCGATGGTGCTCGGCCGGATGGACGGCCTTCCCGAGGGGTTCTTCAGCCACGCGCGGGCGCCCTGGCGTCCGCCGTTCCGTCCCCGCGCCCGCGCGTGCCGCCTGCTGTTCGACGCGGCCGCGGGCAGGCCCCCGCGCGAGGGGCTCAGCGGCGCGACCGCCGCCACCTACCAGGGCGCGCACGCGGGCGAGCTCGCCGGGGTCGGCGTCGCCGTCTACGACGGCGGCGAGGCGGCCGGTCACCTCGCCGCGCTCCGCGACGCCCTCTCCCGCTGCGCGACGGCCGACGACGGCACGCCGTACGACCGCCTGACCGGGCGGACGCCGCTGCCCGGCATCGGCGGGCCGGACGCCGCGGGCCGGGCGCTGACCGGAAAGGTCGGCGGCTACCCCTACCGCATGCACGTGGTCGTCGCCCGCTCCGGCCATACGCTGATCGCG
This region includes:
- a CDS encoding hemolysin family protein; the protein is MNDGWLLSAVVLIVAGGLLASAETALTRISRVRAEEFVKEGRRGAVRLQAIVADPPRYLNLVLLLRLSCELVATVITTLLFIDWLGDRGQAYALAAVVMILVSYVIVGVMPRTLGRQHAEVVALASAPIVYGLTRIFGPLPELLILLGNALTPGKGFREGPFTSEAELRDLVDLAEQRRVIEPDEREMIHSVFELGDTLVREVMVPRTDMVFIERGKTLHQALSLALRSGFSRIPVVGENEDDVVGIAYLKDIVRRIQDTGDGGTRVDELMRPATYVPESKPIDELLREMQARQIHLAIVIDEYGGTAGLVTIEDVIEEIVGEIADEYDQEAPRVEWLDDGAVRVTARLPVDELGELFDREIEVDDVDTVGGLLAHALGRVPIAGSEAVVGGLRLTAENLAGRRNRISTVVVRREEPATGDEVVAAGADHE
- a CDS encoding histidine triad nucleotide-binding protein, whose protein sequence is MSDCLFCKIVAKEVPADIVLETGRALAFRDINPQAPTHVLVVPRAHHENAAALAAADDGLADDLLKACHAVAVQEGVAESGYRIVFNTGEGAGQTVFHVHAHVLGGRGLTWPPG
- a CDS encoding PhoH family protein, whose amino-acid sequence is MSESQQMHKTQAKVVIPEGQPMVSLLGSGDELLRVIEGAFSADIHVRGNEITITGSPEESGIVVRLFEELVELVGSGAELSPDAVERSIHMLRQATDRPAEVLSLDILSSRGRTIRPKTVNQKRYVDAIDRHTIVFGIGPAGTGKTYLAMAKAVKALQNKRVNRIILTRPAVEAGERLGFLPGTLYEKIDPYLRPLYDALHDMLDPESIPRLMSAGTIEVAPLAYMRGRTLNDAFIILDEAQNTSPEQMKMFLTRLGFNSKIVVTGDVTQIDLPGGQDSGLKVVQQILDGIEDIHFSRLTSADVVRHKLVSDIVDAYGRYDAAMASEPRAINKRPRNNRR
- the ybeY gene encoding rRNA maturation RNase YbeY — protein: MSIEVANESGVEVDESALVELAGHVLGRMGINPLAELSILVIDEAAMAELHEQWMGEPGPTDVLAFPMDELRPNVGGRDEDDASPDPALLGDVVLCPQVAAKQAAEAGHSAQDELELLCTHGILHLLGYDHAEPEEHAEMFGLQDELLGAWREVRRKP